TGCACAAACTGGCTCGGACATTAGCGGACTTCAATTGGTCATTCAACTTGCTGTAGATGCGGATGCCCTTAAATCAGCGGCGTCCAGAGGATATAATGCAATACAAGCTGTGAGCTATACCGTGACGGTGAAGTCCGGTAATGGCAAGACTGCCACGTTGGAAGCATTCCAATCGTATGTAAAGCGGTCTCTGAATGTCGACAAGTCGCATGCGTTGACTGATATCGCGGTCGTTCGGGTGGACGGAAACGGGATATACACGCCGATTCCATTTAAGGTGAATGGTCAACGAATCGATATCTACAGCCGCACGAACAGCACATACCTGGTGTTGCAGAACCCGGTAACGTTCCAGGACATCGCGTCGCATTGGTCGAAGGACAGCGTTGAATCGCTTGCGGCCAAAATGATCGTGACCGGGCGCACGGAGCAGACCTTTGTTCCGAACGCTCCAGTCACTCGGGCCGAGTTCGCAGCGCTTGTCGTCCGGGCACTGGGACTTTCTGCAGACGCTGCGTCAGGCAGCTTCCAGGACGTGGTTTCATCCGACTGGTACGCGGGAGCGATCCAGGCAGCAGTCGATGCCGATATCATTGACGGCTACACGGACGGCACTTTTAAGCCGAACCGGACGATCACGCGCGAAGAGATGGCCGTGATGGCCTACAACGCGCTGGAGTATGCCGGATACAACTCAGTCGACGCGGCAAAAGCCCATTTTGCCGATGCGTCCTCGATCGGCGCTTGGTCTCAGGCAGCGGTATATGAATTGGCGGGTCTTGATATTCTGAACGGAGATCCGAAGCAGCGCTTCAATCCTAAATCGAATGCCACCCGAGGCGAAAGCGCCGCAGTGCTCCGTCGTTTGATGCAGGATTTGACGTACGTAAAATAAACATGCTGTACAGCGGCTGGAAGGTTTAATGGATTTGCATTTTGTGATATACGATGGGGGCCAACAGCAAATCTGCTGAAGAACACTCCAATCGATCAAAAAGCTGAAAATATAGAAATGGCGGTGCTAAGGATGCGATCCTTGCACCGCCATTTTTTGCTTTTTTGTTTCGTTGCACCGCTTCTTTCGTAAATGGGTCGCACATCCATTTTGTGAAGATGTGGTTTTCCCTTGCTTAATTCATTCCAAGAAATTTGGAGACAACAGCGATGGAAGGAACGATGCGTACACGGAGCGTCTCCAAACAGAAAGAGGGGGCCCGCCAGATCTAAGATCTTGGGGACACCTTCTTTTTTAATCCGAAAAACTTAAAAACAAAATGTGACCGATATACGTCCATAACTGTGTTAATGGTAAAAGGAGGTCTAGGCGATGCAGATCGATTCGCTCCGGCCGGGCGGAGATATTACGGAAACCTATGAATTATATGGCGATATGCTTTTTAAAATAGCGATGGTGTACCTTGGGAACAAACAGGATGTCGAAGAAGCCATTCAGGAGACGTTTATTAAATTGATATATAAAGCGCCTGACTTCAGCGACCAGGAGCATAAGAAAGCCTGGCTCATTCGGGTGATTACGAACCATTGCAAGAACATGCAAGGGAGTCTGTGGCGCAAGCGGGTAACCAAAATGGAGCATATGAACAATTATTTTGTCGAACCGTCGGAACGGACATTGATGGATAACGTCATGAGTTTGCCGTTCAAGTATAAGTCGGTCATCCATCTGTTTTATTACGAGGATTATTCCGTTAAGGAAATCGCCGGGATTTTGCAGATTAACGAGTCTGCGGTCAAGATGCGTCTTCAGCGCGGCAGGAAGCTGCTGCGCATGGACTTGGAAGGAGAGGACGATTGATGAATCGGAATGACTACAAATCATTGATAGATCGAATAGAACCTGACAAAGGACTGGAGGAGCGGATTATGAAAGGAATGAAACAAAATCAGCGTCAAACGACCAGAATGAGCCGAATGGGGGTCGCCGGCGTCACCGCGGCCGTTATGTTGGGGCTGGTGGTAGTAGCTTCGCTGGTATTGAATCTTGAGAACGAGCCAGCGAACAGCGATATCCCGGTCGTTCAACAGGGGACGGGGGAGAATACCCCGCCGACCGCGAAGGTTGGTCACGATCCGGTAACCATTCCGAAAATCGAGCTTCCGAAGGACAGCAACATCAAAGCCGACATGATCGGTTTGGTTGTATACCAGGGCAATATCTACACCCAAACCGGTACGCAAATCACGTCGGACATCGCCAAGCAGCTGCGTGGGGATAAGCTTGGACGGTCGAAATCGGGAATTACGGAATGGAGCTCCGCCGACGATTACACGGAGCTTGCTTCGACGATTGGCGAAATGGATATTTTCACGGTGAAGGGATATGATGCCGATTTTAGAATCATGTCCTACATGGAGCATGACGGGGAAGTCTACGCCGAATTGTATGAGCACCTCAACGGGATTACGGTGGCCAAGGGCGAGGATATCATCGGCAAGCTGAATCTGGTGGGGAACATGACTTCGGTTCAATGGCAGGATTTCGACAGCTGGAACATGGGCGAGAATAAGCTGCGCGAGCTTGCCGACGATACGGCGGTGCAAGCCTTTGTTGAGGCTTTATATGAGGCAAAGCCGGTAGCGGCAGAGCCTCTGTTTGAGCAAGGGATCTACGAGACCGGGCCTAGCGAGCAGAAATTTCTGTATATTGAGCTGCAGGACGGGACGGAAGTCCAGTTAAGGCTGTTTAAAGGCGGCCAATATGTGCGATATGCCAATGCGCCTGTGTTCTTTCAATTGGAAGGCGAGGCATTTACCACGCTGTGGGGGCTGATGGAGGAATAGGTTGTCCTGCCGTTTGTAGCAGCGTAAAAAAGATAATGTAAAAAGCTAGAGGCTATCCCTAATCGGATGGCCTCTTTTCGTTGCTGTAGGATCGATAAGGGCGATTCCTTTATTGTTTATCGTATTGGCGGATCCGTGTTATTCGCTTGTTCTCGATGACGGGCGGTTCGCTTTCACGAATGTGCTCGGCGTCATTCCGTAATACCGGGTAAAGGCGCGGGAGAAGGTGAACAAATCCGAATACCCCAGGGATAAAGCGGTCTGCGTGATGCTGGTTCCCTCGGCGGTTAACAGGCGGGTCGCTTTCTCCATGATCAACTGCTGCATGTAGCGGGACGGAGAGATGCCGTATCGGCGGGTAAAGGCGCGGGTGAAGTGACTGCGATGCACGCCGGCCCAGGCGGCAAGGTCCTCCACGGACAGATTCTCCGTGCAATGAAGCCCCATATACCCGGGGGCGGATTCGAGCCAGTCCGAAGCAGCCGGGAGGTGCTGGTCCCGGTTGGGATCGATGCTGTGGATCAACTGGAATCCCAGCGACATCAGCTGAAGGCTATGGTCCTGCTGGGGCTGCTGGAGCAAACGCTGGATGTCCTTGATGACAGCCAAGGCATCGTCCCTGAAGGCATTTCGTCGATAGGGCCGCTCCGGACCTAAATCGACATGCTTCAATATGGACGGCATCAACTCGCCCATAAAGGCCGTCCAGGTGATCATGGTAGACGGCTCGTCGCAGTCCTTGACATATGTATAGACCGAGCCGGGGAAGAGGCAGAAGAGGTCGCCTTCCGAGAGGGAGACACTGCTGCCGTCCCAGCCGAACCGCACTTTGCCGCTGGCAACGAAATGTATACTATAAAATTCGACGGACCGGGGACCGACTTTATCGGTGAAAAAGGGGTGGGATCCGGATTTGAATATCCATAATCCCAGTTGTGTCTCAAAGTGAGCCGGGTTATTAAAGTATTCTTCCCGGGATGGCCGCTGATTCACTGTTAAACTCATGTGTCCTCCTTCCACCTATACCGATCATTTCTTTTGTTACTGCTATGATGCAACATATTGTATAACGATTGCAAGGCTGGAACATTCCGTATTCGTCCGCCAAAAGGTACGATGATGAGGAACAAGTTGAGCATAGTAGAGGTGAATGGAGATATGAAACAACCGAATTTTATCGTGATTTATTGCGATGACTTAGGGTATGGAGATCTTGGATGTTACGGTTCGGACACGGTGAGAACCCCACATCTGGACGGGTTGGCTGATGAAGGCATTCGTTTTACGAATTGGTATTCGAATTCTCCGGTCTGCTCTCCGTCACGAGCCTCTTTATTGACGGGCAAGTACCCGGCCCGAGCGGGAGTCGGCGAGATTCTGGGGGCGAAGCGCGGTTCGCATGGACTGCCTGCCGACGAGGTGACGTTGGCCAAGGCGCTCAAGCCTGCCGGGTACAGGACGGGGCTGTATGGAAAATGGCATCTGGGCTTGTCCGAGGAAACCAGCCCGAATGCGCATGGATTTGATGAGTTTTTCGGATTCAAGGCAGGCTGCGTCGATTTTTACTCGCACATTTTTTATTGGGGCCAAGCCCATGGCGTCAACCCCCTGCATGATCTGTGGGAGAACGAAACGGAGGTTTGGGCGAACGGCCGGTACATGACCGAGCTGATCACGGAACGATCGGTTGATTTCATTCAGCGGTCGCGGGAGCAGGAAGCTCCGTTCTTTTTGTTTGCGTCGTACAATGCGCCGCACTACCCGATGCATGCGCCGCAGGAATATATGGACCGGTTTGCGCATTGGCCTTGGGATCGGCAGGTCATGGCCGCCATGATTGCCGCGGTGGACGACGGCGTCGGGGAGATCGTGAAGGCCTTGAAGGAAGCCGGCTGTTACGAGGATACGGTCATTTTTTTCTCCAGCGATAACGGACCGTCCTCCGAGAGCCGGAACTGGCTGGACGGAACGGAAGACGTGTATTACGGGGGAAGCGCGGGGATCTTCCGGGGGCATAAAGCAAGCCTGTTCGAAGGCGGCATCCGCGAACCTGCCATATTGAGCTGGCCGAACGGTTGGAAAGGCGGACAAGTGCGCGATGAGGTGGCGGCCATGATGGACATCGCACCGACCTTTTTGGATCTGGCCGGCGTCGATCCGGCGGCAGGACCGCTTCAAGGCGTTGCACTGGACGGAAGCAGCCTG
This Paenibacillus sp. JZ16 DNA region includes the following protein-coding sequences:
- a CDS encoding helix-turn-helix domain-containing protein translates to MSLTVNQRPSREEYFNNPAHFETQLGLWIFKSGSHPFFTDKVGPRSVEFYSIHFVASGKVRFGWDGSSVSLSEGDLFCLFPGSVYTYVKDCDEPSTMITWTAFMGELMPSILKHVDLGPERPYRRNAFRDDALAVIKDIQRLLQQPQQDHSLQLMSLGFQLIHSIDPNRDQHLPAASDWLESAPGYMGLHCTENLSVEDLAAWAGVHRSHFTRAFTRRYGISPSRYMQQLIMEKATRLLTAEGTSITQTALSLGYSDLFTFSRAFTRYYGMTPSTFVKANRPSSRTSE
- a CDS encoding RNA polymerase sigma factor, encoding MQIDSLRPGGDITETYELYGDMLFKIAMVYLGNKQDVEEAIQETFIKLIYKAPDFSDQEHKKAWLIRVITNHCKNMQGSLWRKRVTKMEHMNNYFVEPSERTLMDNVMSLPFKYKSVIHLFYYEDYSVKEIAGILQINESAVKMRLQRGRKLLRMDLEGEDD
- a CDS encoding sulfatase-like hydrolase/transferase, producing the protein MKQPNFIVIYCDDLGYGDLGCYGSDTVRTPHLDGLADEGIRFTNWYSNSPVCSPSRASLLTGKYPARAGVGEILGAKRGSHGLPADEVTLAKALKPAGYRTGLYGKWHLGLSEETSPNAHGFDEFFGFKAGCVDFYSHIFYWGQAHGVNPLHDLWENETEVWANGRYMTELITERSVDFIQRSREQEAPFFLFASYNAPHYPMHAPQEYMDRFAHWPWDRQVMAAMIAAVDDGVGEIVKALKEAGCYEDTVIFFSSDNGPSSESRNWLDGTEDVYYGGSAGIFRGHKASLFEGGIREPAILSWPNGWKGGQVRDEVAAMMDIAPTFLDLAGVDPAAGPLQGVALDGSSLKEMLQMHEPSPHKQLFWEYQGQLAVREGDWKLVLNGKLDFDHVIPDQVHLSDLSRDPGERTNLADRYPEIVERLSRDVRDWYEEVQRHES